From Thermococcus barophilus MP:
TGCAGTCTTTCCCAATAGGACAAGTGCATCTGTTTTTTCCACTTTTTATGTCGACCTCAACGTAATACGGATAAGTCCCAAGAATCTTCCCATAGAGTTTGTTCTTATACTTCAGCACCCACAGAACCTTGCCCTTTTTGAAATACTGCTCTCCCTTCTTTTTTGCATTGTTCATGTTAACCACTAAAGTTAGTAACAACGAGGACTTTTAAAGATTTCGTTCTGCGGTACTATTAAAGGGCGAAACCTATAAATTCAGGGGAGATGACTAAATGTTGAGGTGATGGCATGGATGTTTTTGAGCTTGCGCGGAGGTATCACCAAGAGCTTGGGATAAAAGAGCCGAGCTTTGCAACTTTGGCTGCGGAAATTTTTGGAGAGCTTGGCCTCAAAATATACGAGCACTTAAAGGGCGAAGGTTACACTCTCAAAAGCACACGCTTTATTGACTACGATAAGAGCCTTGTATTGGAAGTTGTAAAAGAGGAAAAAGCCTTCGAGATTCTTCTCAGAAAGGCTTAAACTTTGTAGTCAAATACTATTTCCTTCTTTTCTCCTGGCTTTACGGTTATCTTAAACTCCACATAGTGTGCTGTATCATCTATTGGCTCTACTGTAGAGCTCAATATTTTGCCGCTCCACTTGTAATGCCTGACAACAACTTCTTTCGTCCTGTTTCCAAAATTCTCAATTGTAATCCTCACTTTGTAGTATGTTGAATCGCTTTCTCTTCTCTGCTCAAGGATTTCTGTTTTACCTTTCAGATCAACATCCCTTCCGAGCTTGAGCCTCAATGTATCACCTTTAGCGGTATGGTCAATTTTCTGCTCGCCAATTAAAACTGTTGTATCGTTCATTTCTTTGTAAATCTCTACAATGCCAGCGGGAAGCACTTTTTCAGCCTTAAATGATATAATCTCATAAATCTCATTACTTCCACCGTAGGGATAGCTCTCGTATAGATACTCTCTTTCAAAGGATGTCTCTTGGGTAATGTAAGGTATCATCTTCTTTTCAAAGGAGTTTACACTAAGCATTCCAAGGTTGTAAAGGTAGAATGCTTCAATTTTTTGAGGTTGCTCTGGAATTCCAGCAGCTGCCTTTTCTGCCGTCGCATAGACCTTTTCCATAACAACTTGCGGAGGAGCATAGAAGTTCACTTCTCCCGAAACAAGCATAACTTTAAAGTCTTCAAATGTCTTGTTTGTAGGGTTGTCAATCACTATGTATCCAAAGAGCAAAGCTTTGTTGGTTAGGTAGAGCTTATACCTTGAGCTCCAGCCAATCGACTGAACTCTGTAAATCAGCTTGAACTTATACTTTCCATCTTCTTCAGCTTGTATAATGGCATAAGTTTGAGTTTTGGCTTTGCTTCCCAATTCAGTGATCTTCATATATGCAACTTCCTCGGGCTCAATCAGATAGTAAGAATCCCCCTGAACTGCTATCTTGCCGTCTTTGTAGCCTAAAAACTTTCCCGTTATTGTTTCACCGCCCTTCAGCTTTATTGTGACAGTTTTTCCAATGTTTGCTTCAAACACTCCTTTGGTTGGGTATGCTTGCGAATTAATTCCCAAGACCATAACTTTATCGCTCAAAGGCTTTAAAGTAATTTCTTCGATATTCAAACCTTCAATCTCCGCAAGAGGTACTTCGTTGAATCCCTTTTTGAGATCCAAGGTAATTGTTTTCTCGACAACTCCAATGCGTGCAGAGTCGTAGAGAACCAGAGTCCCACTTTCATCTGCAGCCCTTGTTTGATGAAGTACTATCATTGCCAAGAGCAAAAAAGCCACAAAAATTCCACCTAAAATTTTCTTTTTCATTATTTTTCACCAAGAATAGTTGGCTTTTATACTATTTATAGAGACCGACAGCTTCAAGCCGAGTTGAAGCAAATGATGGAAAGACTTTTAACATTGTAAACATAGTTGAAACTGCAGTCATGATAATTAGAGGTGGTAAAGATGGATAGGGTTTCAAAAGCAAGGGAAATTATCGAAAAAGCCAAGGCTGAGGGCAGACCTCTTGTAGAACCAGAGGCTAAGGAGATTCTCAAGCTCTACGGCATTCCAACCCCAGATTTCAAGGTTGCAAGAAATGAGGAGGAAGCCGTTAAGTTTGCAAGGGAGATTGGTTATCCAGTTGTCATGAAGATTGTCTCACCACAGATCATCCACAAGAGCGATGCCGGCGGTGTTAAGATTAACATCAAAAACGATGATGAAGCAAGAGAAGCCTTCAGAACAATCATGGAAAATGCAAAGAGATACAAGCCAGATGCAGATCTTTGGGGTGTTATAATCTATAAGATGCTTCCACTCGGAAAGGAAGTTATCGTTGGTATGATTAGAGACCCACAGTTTGGTCCAGCTGTCATGTTTGGTCTTGGTGGTATCTTCGTTGAGATTCTTAAGGATGTCAGCTTTAGAGTTGCTCCAATAACAAAGGAAGAAGCACTTGAAATGATTAAAGAAATCAAGGCTTACCCAATTCTTGCCGGTGCAAGAGGAGAAAAACCAGTAAACATTGAGGCTTTGGCAGACATAATTGTTAAAGTTGGTGAATTGGCCCTCGAGCTTCCAGAAGTCAAAGAGCTTGACATCAACCCAATCTTTGCTTATGAGGATGAGGCAGTTGCAGTTGACGCAAGAATGCTACTTTGATTTCGTTCTTTTCTTCCATTTGCTATGAAAATAAAAAGAATTAAGCGATCGTGAAAATCTTTATTGTATTTGTCCCCACTGTCTTTTCTATTGGCTTCCCCGATGTTAAAAGCACAGTATCGTTGGTCTTCACAATTCCAAGATCCTTTATGAGCTGAATAAGCTCCTGTTCATTTGTGGTATCCTCAACGCAGAAGGGGTAAACACCGTAGGAGAACATCAGGCTATTACAGACCTGTTCATCTTCAGCAAAAGCCAATATCCACTGTTTTGGCTTGAATCTCGAAATCAAGCGGGCAGTTTGTCCTGTTCTTGTGGGTGTTAGAATGTACTTTATATCAACCGTGTTTAATGCTTCAATTATGCTTCTCGTTATGGCATCTTTTATTGTACCTCTTTTCGGTATTTTTTCCTTCCATTCAAGCATTCTTGTATGTCCTGAAGACTCCCTATATGCTTCAGTGGTCTTTGCAATTCTTGCCATCATCCTCACGGCTTCAACGGGATACTTACCTATTGCCGTCTCCTCGGAGAGCATGACAGCATCAGTTCCATCCAATATAGCATTTGCAACATCTGTAACCTCGGCCCTTGTTGGGATTTTGTCGGCAGTCATTGATACGAGCATTTGAGTTGCTGTTATGACGGGTTTTCCAACAAGATTTGCCTTGTTTATAAGTTTTTTCTGGATTATAGGAAGCTTTTCTATTGGCATCTCAACTCCTAAGTCGCCACGTGCTATCATTATTCCATCTGCAGCATTGAGTATCTCGTCAAAGTTTCTAACGGCATCTGGTCTCTCAATCTTTGCTATTGTGAAAATCTGTTTTCCTCTCTTTTCGGCAAATCTCTTGACCTTCATAACGTCATATGCCGAACCAACAAAGGAAATCCCTACGGCATCAACACCATGCTCAAGGGCAAACTCCAAAATTTCTAAATCCCTCTCGGTAATTGCCTCGAGTGGAAGATTGATCTTTGGAATATTGATACCTTTTCTTGAGAAGAGTGTGCCTCCAACTATTACCCTGCAGATAACATCATTTCCCTGAACATCCTCCACTTTTAGTGTAATGTATCCATCACTTAGGTATATTACATCCCCCTTAGAAACCAGTTTTGGGAATGCCTCACATTCCACTGGAATTGTTGTTTCGTCTCCTTCTATCCCCCTATTTGTCAGCACCACAGTTTGCCCTCTGTGCAGAACAACAGCATCGCCCTTAAGCTTGCCCACCCTAATTTTTAAGCCTGGCAAATCCCCAAGAATTGCTACACGGGTATTTAGTCTCTCGGACACTTCTCTTATCGTTTCAATTGTTTCTGCATGTTGCTCAAAGTTTCCATGCGCAAAGTTGATTCTCGCAACGTTCATCCCAGCCTTTATCAGCCTTTCAATCATGTTCTTTGAGTTAGAGGCGGGCCCTATTGTAGCAATTATCTTTGTTTTATGGGAAGGAAGCCTCATCTTTAAGCACCTCTTTTAAAATATATCAGATAAGCGGTTTTATAACAGTTGCTAAACTAAAAAGCGAAATCCAAGACTCGGGATTAATGTTATCATCATGCTCAACAAACCGCCAAGAATCAGGGCGGGAATTGTTTTCCTATTTTCCATTCCAAAGATGTAAGCGGCTAAACTCCCAGTCCAGATCCCGGTGCCAGGCAAAGGCACAGCAACAAATATTATCAACCCATAAAATCCCCACTTTTCTACATACGGGTGAGCTTTCTTCCTAACCCGCTGCACATATTTTAAATACACCTCTGCCACTTTCCCCAGAAACGTTTTTTCAAGATTGACCATTACAACATCAATAAGAGGTAGAAACAGGGGCAAGGTTAAAGAAAGGAGCAAAACGCCCAAAGAAGCCGTCAAAAGAGTTTCCCATAACGGGTATCCTCTTGCAATTCCATACACTATTGCGTATCTTCCCTCAAAAGTTGGTAATAGTGAAAGTAAGAAGATATATACGAATTCATTCAACTTTGAACACCTCCAAACGCTCTACACAAAATGGAGACAGGTAAATAAAAACTTTATCTTCCAGATAACTTAGAAAAGTGAACCAATTGACTTTTAATTGTGGTACCTGATGAAGGAGTATGGGAAGGGAAGATGATCGACATAACTCCATACATTAAGACACTTACCTCACTAAACAAAAGGGGATTCGAATTGATAGGCATTGCAGTTGCTTTGTACTACTTAAGCGCCCTTATCTATGCCCTTCGCTGGAAAGTTGTCCTAAATGCAATTGGAAAGAACATTCCCATAATCGAACTCCTACGAATAACCCTTTCCTCAATTTTTGTCAACAACGTGACCCCAATGAGCAGAGGTGGAGGGGAGATACTTAGGATAACTTGGGTTGCAAAAAAATATAAGATACCTGTTGCTATTTCAACAGTCAGTATAGTGTACGAGCGAATTTTGGAGATATTTCCGATAATTTTCTTAGCTGTTATGGGAATATCCTATTTTGCCCACCATGCCATTTTAATCATACTATCCCTATTTCTTGTTGCAGTTATTGTCTGGCTCAACTGGGAAAAGATTGTAATCCTATCATTTAAACTGCTCAAAATCAAATTAAGTCATGAGGAGCTTGTTAACTTGTTGTCTCTCAGAAAAAGAGCATCGCTAACTATGATGGGGGTTGGATTGAGCTTTTTAGTGTGGTTCTTAGACATCATGAGACTCAAGGTTATAGCACTTGCTTTTAGCTGGAATCCAAGTATAAAGTTTCTGGCAATAATCTCACTTGCAAACTTGATATTTGGCCTTATGGCATTTACCCCCGGGGGAATCGGCATAGTGGAAGGCGGACTAATAGGAACCCTTGTTTATTTTGGAATTCCCTCAACATTGGCAATCTCAATAACACTAATTGAACGCTTCATATCCTATGTAATGAGCTCAGCAGTAGGATTTGCAACATTAGTGGTGTCTGGAGGTGCTGAAATATGGAAAGCCTTAAAATCGCATTAGCCTCTGATTGGTTCTTCCCAAGTACCGGAGGTATAGAACATCATATCCACGATCTCGCCAAAAACTTGGTTGAGCAGGGACATGATGTTCATATAATAACGCGTCTGGGAGAGTATCCAGATAATACTTTACCTTATACAGTCCACCGGTTTAAGGGGAGAATCACAGTTGACAGTTTCCATGTGAGTATAGGAGTTGATCTATTAAAACGGGTGAATGAACTCTACAAAAAAGAACATTTCGACATTACCCATGGACACAGCATCTACTCTCCAATAGCTGTTGGAGTCTCGAACCTCTCCAGCGGTATCAGAGGTGTTCCGAGTATCATTACAAATCACTCCTTTTTGGGAAATTCAATACTAAATCCAACATATATTCTCTTGCTTCAGACATCTCTCAGAAAAATTGATGGGTTCATAGCAGTTAGCAATGCTGTTAAGAAGGACTTGGAAAACATATTACGAGGAAGTTTAAGGAACAGACCGATATACGTTGTTCCAAATGGGATAGACACAAATTTCTGGAGACCTGTGGAAGATAAAGAGGAGTGGAAGAGTAAGATGGGATTAGATGGAGGAATAGTAATAACAACAACCTCACGACTTACAAAAAGAAAGAGGGTGAATGTAATACCCAAACTGGCAAAAGAAATTATAGAAAAATACAGGATAGAGGATATAAAGTTCGTTATAATAGGTGATGGTCCGGAGAAAAGGAGAATTAAAGAGCTCATTAAAGCTTATCATATCCAAGATAAGGTTTTGATGGTTGGAAAACAACCCCGGGAAAAGGTCAGGGAGTATCTCTGGGCAAGTGATATCTACCTATCCCCAGCAATTTATGAAGCATTTGGGATAGCAGCTCTTGAAGCACTTTCTTGTGGAGTCCCTGTAGTTGCAAACAACCATGGAGGAATAAGTGAGATAGTGAGACACGGTGTTACAGGGTTAATATCGGAGGATGACATGGAACTGCTTGAAAACGTTCTGTATCTGCTGAACAATATAGAGTTGGTTGAAAAGATGGGCAAAAATGCAAGAAAGATTGTAAAAGAGGAATTTACATGGGAAAAGATAGCAAAAGAAATAGTCGAGATATACAAGAAGACGATAGAAACATTCGAAGAGAGACCATTCATTCTGTACGCACTTCATCAGATGCTGAAGGGAGGAATAAAGAATGCTGGTGTCTTTAACCTTTGATGTCGAGCAGGATTGTCCACCATACTTAAACACTACCCGAGGCATGGAAGAAGGTTTGCCAAAGATTCTTGATCTTCTTAACGAAAAAAATGTCAGAGCAACATTCTTCTTCACTGCCGAGATGGCAAGAAAATATCCAAATCTTGCAAAAAGGATCATTGATGAAGGACATGAACTTGCTTGTCATGGCTTTAACCACGAGCGGTTTGATAAACTGGAAAAGGATAGAGCAGATTTTATTCTTGAGAAGGCATTAAATATCTTGAGAGAATTTGGAGACGTTGTGTCCTTTAGAGCACCAAATCTCCAATTTCCCGACTATCTTTTTCCAGCTTTAAGTAAGAATGGAATACTCTTGGATTCTTCAAAGGCAAGATACAAAGGGTATAAAGGCGGAGTTAAAGTGGTTGATGGTGTTTTAGAGGTTCCAGTCTCAATTACATCTTCCATATTAAGACTACCTTGGTCAGTACAGAAGGCTATCCATAAAAAGCTAAGGGAACCCAGAATTTACTTCGCTCATCCTTGGGAATTTGTTTCAATGAAAAAGGAACGGATAAGACTTGATTGCAAGTTCAACACGGGAGATAAGGCTTTAATGTTTTTAGAGAGGTTAATTGATTATTACAAGACTCAAAACGCTAAATTTGTAATGATGCAGGAGTATTTGAATGTCTATCGGGAAATATAAATTTGCCAACAGAACTCGTTTAGGGGAAAGGTTATAAAGTTAGGCTGTCCTAATTCTAATCAGGTGGTTTTATGGAGTATCTTGAGATTCCCCTTCTGGATGAAAATGGGCAGGAAGTAAAGCTGAGGGATTTTCTTGGCAGGTGGGTAGTCCTCTACGTGTATCCAAGGGACAACACCCCTGGCTGTACTATAGAGGCTAAAGAGTTCACAGAGCTTTTACCTGAATTTGAGAAGCTTGGAGTTCTTGTCATTGGAGTCAGCAAAGATTCCGTTGAGTCTCACAGAAGATTTAAAGAGAAACACAATCTTAAGGTTAAACTCCTCAGCGACCCAGAAGCTAAGTTGATAAGGAGTTTGGGGGCTTGGGGCAGAAAGATGAGGGGAGAGGGAGTATTGAGGAGCACCTTTATAATAAACCCCGAGGGAGAAATTGTGTGGGAAAAGAAGAGGGTTAAAGCTAAGGGACACGCTGTTAAGGTTCTTGAAGTTGTTAAAGAACTGGTGAAAAAATGAGAATAATAACTCCCATTCCACCAGAAGAGCTTAAGATGATCCTAAAGAAATCAAACGCTGCAGTTAGATTGGAGATTAAAGAAGCCAAACCTTTTCATGGAATGCCCAGGTATGAGGTGATTATTAGCGGAGATAAAGAGGAAGTAGAGAAGTTTATGGAAAAGCTTAGGTTAGCGAGAGCTGGGGGTTAGCTTTCCTTTTTCAGGCTTCTTTTCTCCAAGTGTTTCTCCAACAAAGTTCTCAGAATAAATAGTGCTAAAAATAGTGCTACAATTAAAGCAACTTTTCCAAGAGAGACTCCGTCAGGAGCAGATATGAGATTGTGCACGGTATCACCTCACCATATGTCTTTCATCCTATCATTGCGTTTTTCAACTCAAACTCTGCAGCAAGCTCAGCAGCCCTCTGCATCTCTTCATAGTTCAGCCTTCTGGCAATTTCCGGGTATCTATCCGCTCTGTACTCTGGTCTGTACTGAAACATTACATTTACCCTAACTTCTTTTCCGAGATTCTCCGATATCCACTTTAAGATAGGCTTAGTGCAACATTCCAGATGGTTCGGCATTACCAAGTGCCTTATCAAGAATTCTGCTTTATAGTGCTTCTTAGCCAGGAGAAAGTTCCTTGTCACGACTTCCCAATAGCGAGGAGCCTTTGAGTATTTAATGGCATCTTCGTTGTTGCCCCACTTAAAATCGGCTAAGTATACATCGACTATCCCATCCAAGAGTCTCATTGCAATCTCACTCATGTACATGTTTGAGTTCCAAACCACCGGAATTGGAACCTTAACGTATCTGAGGGTCTCAAGGATAAAAGGTAAATTTGGTGTTGGCTCACCCCCAACAAAATTAACATTTTTGGCTCCCTCTGCATATGCAACGGCAATTTTAGTCGCCATATCCTCTGGAGAATATCTTAATCCAACCCTGTACTGACTTATATCCCAGTTCTGGCAGAATACACATCTAAAATTGCACCCAGAAAAGAATATGGTGTACGATGGAATTAATTCAGGCTCCTCTCCAATGTGCAAAAAGTCGCTTGCAATTAATGTATCTTTAACTCGGCAGTAGCCAATACTCTCCTTTCTGTTTACATGGCACTTAATCTCACAGAGCTCACATTTCTCAAGGATTCTGTCTGCTATTAAAGCTTTGAGATCAAGCAAACTTTTCTCAGGGCTCTCGCTTAGATCGTTTTCTCTCAGTTTTTCCATACCTTCTTCATGGATATTCCATAGTTCTTCAAGTGGGTCATCTTTTGAAAAATCAACCTTCACCTGCTTGACATAGAAAAAGTTAGGCTTCTCTTTGCCAGAGAGCACCTCAAAATAATGGGGCATTGCCCTCTTTGCTTTCTCAATTTCCCCGATATCTACTCTGCGGAACCACATATCCATCATTAAAAAATAAGCAAAAACCTATAAAAATATTTCAAACTTCCTCAAGCTTCTTCTTAACATCTTCAGTGTATCTCTTTGTTTCCTCTAATACATTCCTAAGGTTGCTGAGTTCAAGTTTGAGCTCACTCAGAGTTTTATTCATCTGATAGAAAGCAAAAACGACAATGACAATGAGGATTAAACCTAAAATTATTGAAATCCATCCACTTGGTGTTCCACCATATGCGGGCATCCTTCACTCCTCCTTCAGATTTTTTATAATGTCATTATCTATTACGAACCTAAAAGGTTTTGCCCTGTAGTATTTTTTAGCTCTTGGATCACCGGGTTCAAGCCGGAGCTCACTTTCAACGAGATTCGCTTTTTCAAGTTTTTTCAAATGGAGATACAAGAGTTGTCTTGAAATGTTAAGCTCTTTTGCAAGCTCATAAACATACCACTCCTTTTCACAGAGCATCTTGAGTATTTTGACTCTTATCGGAACACTTAATGCCTCCGCAACCACTGTCAGTTCTTGTATGCTTCCAACCATTTTCACCACGTAATCTAAATTATTGCATAAGCCAGAATTCCCTTACGTACTATTATAAAAAGGGAAAATAAAAACTTTTCGAAATCATTTTTTGGCGATTAGGTAGATCAGTACACCAATTAGTATGAACGGCAGCAGTAGGAAGGCTAACCTAAACAGCAGGAGGAATACTCCAAAGATTCCAAACCACCACCCCATTCTACCAAACATTGGGCCCCCAAATCCTCTGGGCATTTTCATCACCCTACTCTGGTAGATACAACCAACCAACAATTTTATCATTATAATCAAGTGTAACCTTAATCCCAAAGGCAGTCTGATATGCACTTCCAATGCTCAGCTCTTCAATTGAGTAATCACCGACAATTTTTCCGACATAGTGACCATAATTATCACTGAGCTTTTGAACAATGCCTCTTGATGTCTGAAATTTCTCAACCTTTGTACTTCTCAAGACATTTAATGCATCTTCCTCAACTTCTTCAACGGGAATTTCTTCAATTGGAAATTCCCCGTATTCAACGAAGTGAAACATTTTAACAGCTTCCATATTTTCACCCTCCACAATGCTTAACCACAAAATGGAAATATGGAAAAAGAAAGAGTTCACCATCTTCCTCCTCTAAATCCTCTCATACTTCTACCTTTATCATCCATTCCAGTGTTCATAGGGCTCGAGATTATCTCATTGTACTCATCCTCGCTGATTACTTGGGGTTCATATGTTATACCATAGTTCTGAAGCACGCTTGTGAATGCTCTCAAATGATTTTCTGAACCCGCCATGAGGTTTTCATATACCTGGATTATGTCGGCATTGTCAGTCTTTGCAATCCACTCCTCCAGATCCTTGATATCTGTCTCCTCAATAAGTGCCCCAACTTTGAGTGCATCTTCAACGCTTTGGCTTCCCATTGCTATAAGCTGGTCATATAAAGCCTGAAGCTCTGGGTTTGTGAATACTCCAAC
This genomic window contains:
- a CDS encoding DUF4139 domain-containing protein, with the translated sequence MKKKILGGIFVAFLLLAMIVLHQTRAADESGTLVLYDSARIGVVEKTITLDLKKGFNEVPLAEIEGLNIEEITLKPLSDKVMVLGINSQAYPTKGVFEANIGKTVTIKLKGGETITGKFLGYKDGKIAVQGDSYYLIEPEEVAYMKITELGSKAKTQTYAIIQAEEDGKYKFKLIYRVQSIGWSSRYKLYLTNKALLFGYIVIDNPTNKTFEDFKVMLVSGEVNFYAPPQVVMEKVYATAEKAAAGIPEQPQKIEAFYLYNLGMLSVNSFEKKMIPYITQETSFEREYLYESYPYGGSNEIYEIISFKAEKVLPAGIVEIYKEMNDTTVLIGEQKIDHTAKGDTLRLKLGRDVDLKGKTEILEQRRESDSTYYKVRITIENFGNRTKEVVVRHYKWSGKILSSTVEPIDDTAHYVEFKITVKPGEKKEIVFDYKV
- a CDS encoding acetate--CoA ligase family protein; its protein translation is MDRVSKAREIIEKAKAEGRPLVEPEAKEILKLYGIPTPDFKVARNEEEAVKFAREIGYPVVMKIVSPQIIHKSDAGGVKINIKNDDEAREAFRTIMENAKRYKPDADLWGVIIYKMLPLGKEVIVGMIRDPQFGPAVMFGLGGIFVEILKDVSFRVAPITKEEALEMIKEIKAYPILAGARGEKPVNIEALADIIVKVGELALELPEVKELDINPIFAYEDEAVAVDARMLL
- the pyk gene encoding pyruvate kinase, which translates into the protein MRLPSHKTKIIATIGPASNSKNMIERLIKAGMNVARINFAHGNFEQHAETIETIREVSERLNTRVAILGDLPGLKIRVGKLKGDAVVLHRGQTVVLTNRGIEGDETTIPVECEAFPKLVSKGDVIYLSDGYITLKVEDVQGNDVICRVIVGGTLFSRKGINIPKINLPLEAITERDLEILEFALEHGVDAVGISFVGSAYDVMKVKRFAEKRGKQIFTIAKIERPDAVRNFDEILNAADGIMIARGDLGVEMPIEKLPIIQKKLINKANLVGKPVITATQMLVSMTADKIPTRAEVTDVANAILDGTDAVMLSEETAIGKYPVEAVRMMARIAKTTEAYRESSGHTRMLEWKEKIPKRGTIKDAITRSIIEALNTVDIKYILTPTRTGQTARLISRFKPKQWILAFAEDEQVCNSLMFSYGVYPFCVEDTTNEQELIQLIKDLGIVKTNDTVLLTSGKPIEKTVGTNTIKIFTIA
- a CDS encoding COG2426 family protein; this translates as MNEFVYIFLLSLLPTFEGRYAIVYGIARGYPLWETLLTASLGVLLLSLTLPLFLPLIDVVMVNLEKTFLGKVAEVYLKYVQRVRKKAHPYVEKWGFYGLIIFVAVPLPGTGIWTGSLAAYIFGMENRKTIPALILGGLLSMMITLIPSLGFRFLV
- a CDS encoding lysylphosphatidylglycerol synthase transmembrane domain-containing protein, with amino-acid sequence MVPDEGVWEGKMIDITPYIKTLTSLNKRGFELIGIAVALYYLSALIYALRWKVVLNAIGKNIPIIELLRITLSSIFVNNVTPMSRGGGEILRITWVAKKYKIPVAISTVSIVYERILEIFPIIFLAVMGISYFAHHAILIILSLFLVAVIVWLNWEKIVILSFKLLKIKLSHEELVNLLSLRKRASLTMMGVGLSFLVWFLDIMRLKVIALAFSWNPSIKFLAIISLANLIFGLMAFTPGGIGIVEGGLIGTLVYFGIPSTLAISITLIERFISYVMSSAVGFATLVVSGGAEIWKALKSH
- a CDS encoding glycosyltransferase family 4 protein, which translates into the protein MESLKIALASDWFFPSTGGIEHHIHDLAKNLVEQGHDVHIITRLGEYPDNTLPYTVHRFKGRITVDSFHVSIGVDLLKRVNELYKKEHFDITHGHSIYSPIAVGVSNLSSGIRGVPSIITNHSFLGNSILNPTYILLLQTSLRKIDGFIAVSNAVKKDLENILRGSLRNRPIYVVPNGIDTNFWRPVEDKEEWKSKMGLDGGIVITTTSRLTKRKRVNVIPKLAKEIIEKYRIEDIKFVIIGDGPEKRRIKELIKAYHIQDKVLMVGKQPREKVREYLWASDIYLSPAIYEAFGIAALEALSCGVPVVANNHGGISEIVRHGVTGLISEDDMELLENVLYLLNNIELVEKMGKNARKIVKEEFTWEKIAKEIVEIYKKTIETFEERPFILYALHQMLKGGIKNAGVFNL
- a CDS encoding polysaccharide deacetylase family protein codes for the protein MLVSLTFDVEQDCPPYLNTTRGMEEGLPKILDLLNEKNVRATFFFTAEMARKYPNLAKRIIDEGHELACHGFNHERFDKLEKDRADFILEKALNILREFGDVVSFRAPNLQFPDYLFPALSKNGILLDSSKARYKGYKGGVKVVDGVLEVPVSITSSILRLPWSVQKAIHKKLREPRIYFAHPWEFVSMKKERIRLDCKFNTGDKALMFLERLIDYYKTQNAKFVMMQEYLNVYREI
- a CDS encoding peroxiredoxin — protein: MEYLEIPLLDENGQEVKLRDFLGRWVVLYVYPRDNTPGCTIEAKEFTELLPEFEKLGVLVIGVSKDSVESHRRFKEKHNLKVKLLSDPEAKLIRSLGAWGRKMRGEGVLRSTFIINPEGEIVWEKKRVKAKGHAVKVLEVVKELVKK
- a CDS encoding TIGR04140 family protein; translation: MRIITPIPPEELKMILKKSNAAVRLEIKEAKPFHGMPRYEVIISGDKEEVEKFMEKLRLARAGG
- a CDS encoding radical SAM protein, encoding MDMWFRRVDIGEIEKAKRAMPHYFEVLSGKEKPNFFYVKQVKVDFSKDDPLEELWNIHEEGMEKLRENDLSESPEKSLLDLKALIADRILEKCELCEIKCHVNRKESIGYCRVKDTLIASDFLHIGEEPELIPSYTIFFSGCNFRCVFCQNWDISQYRVGLRYSPEDMATKIAVAYAEGAKNVNFVGGEPTPNLPFILETLRYVKVPIPVVWNSNMYMSEIAMRLLDGIVDVYLADFKWGNNEDAIKYSKAPRYWEVVTRNFLLAKKHYKAEFLIRHLVMPNHLECCTKPILKWISENLGKEVRVNVMFQYRPEYRADRYPEIARRLNYEEMQRAAELAAEFELKNAMIG
- a CDS encoding ArsR/SmtB family transcription factor; this translates as MVGSIQELTVVAEALSVPIRVKILKMLCEKEWYVYELAKELNISRQLLYLHLKKLEKANLVESELRLEPGDPRAKKYYRAKPFRFVIDNDIIKNLKEE